The segment GTTTTCGCGAAGGCCGCGTTCCAGTTGGGAGTTGTCAATATTGGAAAACTCAGGATGGTACGGATCTCTGATCAAAGTGAAGTCCTTAAAAGCAAAAGTGTTACTGAAGTTAAGCTTCTGCTGTGCTTGAGGATCTGAAGGGTCCCCGTCAAACATAGATTCTGTAATGTCCAGGCCTACTGCCGCCAGGGCGATGTCATAGGTGTCCGTGGCTGAGCACATGGCAAACATGAAGCCCCCGCCAGCACAAAAGTCTCTGATGCGTTGGGCTACGGCGCTTTTTAACTGCGGCACTTTGCTATATCCAAAGCGCTTGGCGGTGGCTTCCGCTTCCCGTTTCTGCTCTAAGTACCAGGGTGCGTTCCGGAAGGCGGTATAGAATTTTCCGTGCTGTCCGGTGAAGTCCTCGTGGTGCAGGTGCAGCCAGTCGTACTTTGGAAGCTTATCCTCTAAAATATCTGGGTCATAGATGATGTCATACGGAATTTCGGCATAGGTCAGCACCAAAGTCACGGCATCATCCCAGGGTTGTTTTGATTTGGGCGAGTACACCGCAATCTTAGGGGCCTTCTCCAGTTTCATTACGTCCATGTTAGATTCCGGGGCGGCGATCTCGTTCAGAATCTGGCTGTACTGCGCATCAGAGATAGACTGGTAGCTGATGCCTCGCACCACCAATTCGTTCTCCAACTCATTGGCCTGCTTGAGGCCAAAAGCCCCACCCTTGTAATTCAGTAACCAGTCAACCTCTACTTGCCGTTGCAGGGCCCAATAGGCTACTCCATAAGCTTTTAAGTGGTTCTTCTGGCTTTGGTCCATGGGAAGCAGCAGGTAAGACGCCCAACTGGCCGGTGCCACTGCCAAAAAGGCCAGCAAAAGAAAAAATATCCTGGACAAAGTCTTCATCACGAATCTGTTTGGAACGAATTTAAGAAAAACGGGCAATAAACAGGAAAACCATTACTTTTATAACAGTAAGAAAGAGATCAATTTAGCGACAGATAGTCTGTTCCGGTACTTGCTCTTCAGTCAACATGAATCTTTTAGAAAACACGAAAGAAGGTTTCCGCTCCATAAAGAGCAATCTGCTCCGCACCGTGCTTACGGCCCTCATTATCTCCATCGGGATCATGTCACTGGTAGGTATTCTAACGGCAATTGAGGGGATCAAGTATTCCGTTTCCAGCACATTCTCTACGTTAGGGGCCAATTCTTTTGATATTGAGAAAAAATGGGAAAGCAGGCAGCAGGGCGGCCGCCAAAGCAAGGTGTACCCCAACATCACGGAGTTCCAGGCCAAGCAATTCAAACAACTGATGACTGATAAGGCCCGGGTAAGTTTATCTGCCTGGGTAAGCGGCAATGTCTCAGTTAAAGCCGGAAGTATTAAAACTAACCCCAACATGAGTGTGATTGGCGGCGATGAAAATTACCTAGTCAATGAAAATTATGACCTGGAAATTGGACGTCCTTTCTCCAACCTGGAGATTGAAAGCGGTGCCCCAGTAGCCATCATTGGCGAGGAGGTTGCTAATAAACTGTTCCCCAAGCAGAGCCCCGAAGGAAAGAGCATGATCATGCTGGGCCGTCGATTTAAGGTGATTGGCAAAATCAAGAGTGCGGGCGGCGGACTTGGCGGGGGTGGAAGTAACCGCAGAATCATCATCCCCTTGGAGGCGGCTACCCAGATCCCAACCCAATCTCCGCTTACCTTTGAAATTAAGTCTGCCATCCTGAACGGGACCAGCCTGGCCTTTGCCATGGAAGAAGCCACGGGCATTATGCGGAAAGTTAGACAGGATAGGCTGGGGCAGGAAGACTCTTTTGAGATTACCAGAAGCGACTCGGTGGAACAAACCCTGAACGAGATTACCGGCTACTTAAAAACCGGTGGTTTTCTGGTGGGGTTCATTACCTTGTTGGGCGCTTCCATTGGCCTGATGAACATCATGATGGTGAGTGTAACCGAGCGCACCCGCGAGATTGGGATCAGAAAAGCTTTGGGTGCTACCATCAAACAAATCAGGTTGCAGTTCCTGATTGAAGCCATTGTGATCTGTGTACTGGGTGGTATAGTAGGTATTGTGTTAGGTATTTTGATGGGTAACGGCATCGCCATTCTCATAGGCAAGGGAGATTTCTTTGTTCCTTGGTTGTGGATGATTGTGGGCATGGCCATTTGTATCACTGTAGGTTTGATTTCCGGCTACTATCCCGCCTATAAAGCCTCTAAACTCGATCCCATTGAGTCACTTCGGTATGAGTAACCCTTTAGGGTGTTAGCCTTTCTTTTAGCTCTTTTTCCAAAAACTGGCTCTAAACAACCTCTGCTTTGGGAAGCTACTATAGAACCCAGAGTTCTGCCTGACAGGAGTAATATGACCATTTTCAAAAAAAAAGTTTCCCCCTTCACTGTTCTGAAAGGAGGCTTCTCCTTAGAGTTTTTCTTAAATGCAAAGTACCTGCTGCGTTGGCTTCTCCTGGCAATAATAGTAGGGGTTCTGGCCGGAACCGCCTCTGCTTTGTTTTTGGTTTTGTTGGAATGGGCAACCACCTACCGTGAATCTCACCTGTGGGTTATTTACTTTCTACCCGTAGCAGGTTTTGTAATTGGCTGGGTGTATTATCAATGGGGAAAGGAGTCAGAAAAGGGCAACAACCTTCTATTGCAGTCTGTCCAGAAACCTTCTTCTAAGCAAATTCCCCTGATAATGGCGCCGCTGGTTTTAGTCACTACTGTGCTGACGCATTTGGTAGGAGGCTCTGCTGGAAGGGAAGGAACGGCAGCCCAGATGGGTGGAGCCCTTGCTGACCAGCTCACTCACGTCTTTAAAATACGCCCTCGGGACCGGCAACTGATCTTGATCTGCGGAATTAGTGCGGGTTTTTCCTCTGTTTTTGGTACACCCATGGCCGGAGCCATATTTGGGTTAGAGGTATTTTTGTTGGGCCAACTCCGGTACAATGCCTTAGTACCAAGTTTACTAGCCGCCGTTGTGGCAGATGCCGTCACCACTGCCTGGGGAGTTGGACACACCATTTACCCCATAGTGGAAGTACCAGAACTGAATTTTTGGACCTTTGGAGCAGTCCTGTTAGCTGGTGTTTTATTTGGGTTAACGGCCCGTGTTTTTTCCTGGGCTTCACATGCGGTAGGCTCCTCATTCAAACAAAAGATTGTTTACCCACCTTTAAGACCAGTAATTGGCGGAGTTATGCTGGCCGCAATTATCTGGACGTTAGGAACCACAAAGTACATTGGCTTGGGCATTCCTACCATTGAAGCTTCCTTTGTCACTTCCCTGCCACCTTATGATTTTATAGTGAAGCTGGCCTTAACGGCACTCACCTTGGGTTGCGGCTTTAAAGGAGGAGAGGTTACTCCCTTATTTTTTAT is part of the Rufibacter tibetensis genome and harbors:
- a CDS encoding ABC transporter permease; this translates as MNLLENTKEGFRSIKSNLLRTVLTALIISIGIMSLVGILTAIEGIKYSVSSTFSTLGANSFDIEKKWESRQQGGRQSKVYPNITEFQAKQFKQLMTDKARVSLSAWVSGNVSVKAGSIKTNPNMSVIGGDENYLVNENYDLEIGRPFSNLEIESGAPVAIIGEEVANKLFPKQSPEGKSMIMLGRRFKVIGKIKSAGGGLGGGGSNRRIIIPLEAATQIPTQSPLTFEIKSAILNGTSLAFAMEEATGIMRKVRQDRLGQEDSFEITRSDSVEQTLNEITGYLKTGGFLVGFITLLGASIGLMNIMMVSVTERTREIGIRKALGATIKQIRLQFLIEAIVICVLGGIVGIVLGILMGNGIAILIGKGDFFVPWLWMIVGMAICITVGLISGYYPAYKASKLDPIESLRYE
- a CDS encoding voltage-gated chloride channel family protein — translated: MTIFKKKVSPFTVLKGGFSLEFFLNAKYLLRWLLLAIIVGVLAGTASALFLVLLEWATTYRESHLWVIYFLPVAGFVIGWVYYQWGKESEKGNNLLLQSVQKPSSKQIPLIMAPLVLVTTVLTHLVGGSAGREGTAAQMGGALADQLTHVFKIRPRDRQLILICGISAGFSSVFGTPMAGAIFGLEVFLLGQLRYNALVPSLLAAVVADAVTTAWGVGHTIYPIVEVPELNFWTFGAVLLAGVLFGLTARVFSWASHAVGSSFKQKIVYPPLRPVIGGVMLAAIIWTLGTTKYIGLGIPTIEASFVTSLPPYDFIVKLALTALTLGCGFKGGEVTPLFFIGATLGNALFPWLPLPLEVLAAIGFVAVFAGASNTPLACTLMAIELFGAECGVYAFMACVVAYLFSGHSGIYGAQVVANSKNPFYTRETGASLAEVKRRFF